The Streptomyces sp. GSL17-111 region GCTTCTCGCTCACCGACCCGTGCCTGGACTGCAAGGGCCGCGGCCTGATCGCGGAGAACCCGTGCGAGGTGTGCCGGGGCAGCGGGCGGGCGACGAGCTCCCGCACCATGCAGGTCCGCATCCCGGCCGGGGTGTCGGACGGCCAGCGCATCCGGCTGCGCGGCAAGGGCGCCCCCGGTGAGCGCGGCGGTCCCAACGGCGACCTGTACGTCGTCGTCCACGTCGACGCGCACCCCGTGTTCGGGCGGCGCGGCGACAACCTGACGGTCACCGTGCCCGTCACCTTCGCGGAGGCCGCCCTCGGCGCGGAGATCAGCGTCCCGACGCTCGGCGGGCCGCCGGTGACGTTGAAGCTGCCGCCCGGGACGCCCGCCGGGCGCACCCTGCGGGCCCGGGGCAAGGGAGCCACGCGCAAGGACGGCACGCGCGGGGACCTGCTGGTGACCGTCGAGGTGACGGTGCCGAAGGAGTTGGGCAAGAAGGCCAAGGAGGCCCTGGAGTCCTTCCGCGACGCGACGGCGGGGGAGGACCCACGGGCGGCGCTGTTCAAGGCCGCGAAGGGAGACTGAGGTGGACGGCCGAGATGCACGCAGGAACAACGCCGGTTCCCGCTTCCGCGGGGGCGGTTCCCCGTACGAGCTGACCGACGAGTCGCCGGTCTACGTCATCTCGGTCGCCGCCCAGCTGTCCGGGCTGCACCCGCAGACACTCCGCCAGTACGACCGCCTCGGCCTGGTCTCCCCCGACCGCACGGCCGGGCGCGGGCGCCGGTACTCGGCGCGCGACATCGAGCAGCTGCGCGAGGTGCAGCGGCTCAGCCAGGTCGAGGGCATCAACCTGGCCGGCATCAAGCGCATCATCGAGTTGGAGAACCAGGTCGCCGCGTTGCAGTCGCGCGTGGCCGAGCTCCAGCAGGCCGTGGAGGGCGCGGCGGTCGCGATGCGCCAGCGTGAGGCGCAGGTCCACGCCTCCTACCGGCGGGATCTCGTGCGCTACGAGGACGTGCAGCAGTCCAGCGCCCTGGTCGTCTGGCGTCCCCGCCGCAGCGACTGACGTCCGCACGCGCTCAGCGCGGCTCCGGCGGCCGGATGCGGGCCACGAGGAGGGCGGCGTCGTCGTGGTCCTCGTGCAGTCCGGTGCCGCGCAGGTTGCGCAGCAGCCGGTCGCAGGTCTGCTCCAGCTCGCGCTCGGGGCCGTCGAGCAGGCCCAGCAGTTTGCCCAGTCCCATGTCGATGTCCTCGTCGCGCCGTTCGACCAGGCCGTCGGTGTAGAGGACGAGCTGGTCGCCGGGGCCCACCGGGACCGACATGCTGCGGAACGCGACGCCGCCGACCCCGCCGACACCCAGTGGCGTGCCGGTGGGGACGTCGAGCAGCTCCGGCTCCTGGCCGCGCCGGACGAGGACGGGCGGGAGGTGGCCGGCGTTGGCGATGCACAGCTCGCTGCGGTGCGGGTCGTACAGGACGTAGGCGCAGGTGGCGATGTAGTTGTCGAGCCCTGCGGTGATCTTGTCGAGGTGGCGCAGGAGCTCGGCCGGGTCGAGGTCGAGCTCGGCGAGGGTCTGGGTCGCGGTGCGCAGCCGCCCCATGGTGGTGGCGGCGTTGATGCCGCTGCCCATGACGTCCCCCACGATGAGCGCGGTCTTCCCGCCGCTGAGCGGCAGGGTGTCGAACCAGTCGCCGCCGACCTCGCTCGCCGCACCGGCCGGCTGGTAGCGGGAGGCGACGTCCAGGCCGGTGAGCGGCGGCGGATGCTGCGGCAGGAGGCTGCGCTGGAGGGTGAGCGCGGTGTTGCGCTGCCGCTCGTACCAGCGGGCGTTGTCGATGCAGACGGCCGCGCGGTTGGCCAGTTCTGAGGCGAGGGCGACGTCGTCCTGGTCGAACGGCAGTGGGTTGCGGGCCCGCTTGAGGTCGAGGGCACCGAGCACCTCGCCCCGGGCGATGAGGGGCACGGCGAGGTAGGAGTGGACGCCGGCGCGGGCGAGCAGCGCGGCCGACTCCGGGTCGCGGGCTATGCCGCGCAGGTCGGCCTCCTCCACGTGGGCGACGAGCATCGGACGTCCGGTGCGCACGCACTGGGTGACGAGCCGGTCGGCGTCGTAGCGGGCCAGCTGGCCGGGCGGGTCGGCGGCGCGGATGGCCTCCGTGGGGTAGCCGGCGTTGACGGCGAGGGCGCGGAAGACGGCCGGGCCGCGCGGGTCCGTGGTGCCGCGCCGGCCTTCCAGCACGGAGTCCAGCACGTCGACGGCGGCGATGTCGGCCAGTTCGGGCACGGCGACGTCGGCCAGCTCGCGCGCGGTCGTCTCCAGGTCGAGGGTCGTCCCGATCCGGATGGAGGCGTCGGCGACGACGGCCAGCCGGTGCCGGGCCCGGTCGGCCTCCAGGGCGGCCCGGTGCCGGTCGGTGACGTCGACGACCGAGGTCGCGAGCCCGAGGACGTGCCCGGTGGCGTCCTCCAGCCGGTGGAAGGAGACGGACCAGGCGTGCTCGTGCTGCGGATCCTCCGACGTTCGCCCGATCGTGTACTGGTCGAGCAGCGGGGTCCCGGTGGCGAGGACGTGCCGCATGGACGCCTCGATCGTCTGGGCGTCCAGAAACGGCAGGGTGTCGCGCACCCGGCGGCCGATGTGCTTGTCGGCGGGCAGCCCGTTGATCCGCTCCAGGGCCGGGTTGACGGTGACGTACCGCAGGTCGGTGTCCATGATCGCGAGCCCGATGGGGGACTGCTCGACCAGCCGCACGGAGAGCGCGAGGTCGCGTTCCACGCGGCGCAGGATCGACCGGTCGGTGGCCAGGACCAGCGCGTACGGGTCCCCGAGGTCGTCCAGCAGCCGCATGTTGCGGAACTCCAGCAGGCGCAGCTCGCCGTCCTTGTGGCGCACCGGGAAGCTGCCTTCCCAGCTCCCCTCCTCGTCGGCCATCACGTCGGCGAAGAGCCGCAGGACGAAGTCGAACTGCTCCTCCGGCACGAGCAGCCGCGCGGCGTACTGGCCCAGCGCCTCCTGCGCCGGGTAGCCCAGCAGGGCCTCGGCCTGAGGGCTCCAGAAGACGATGCGGCCGCGCACGTCGATGACGATGGCGGCCACGCCGAGGACGTCCAGCAGCCCGCCGCTGTCCGAGCGGGTCACCGGGGTGCGGCCCTGAGGGCGTGACCGCTTGACCTGCCCCGCCGAACCGGCGTGGACGAAGCCCTCAGCACTCATCCGGCCCTCCTTCCGCCCACCGGGCCACGCACACCGTCGCCGACCGGGGCGGGGCGCCGTCGCCAGCGACCGGTGTCCGCCTCCCATCATCCTCCGCACCCGCCGGGGTGGCACGTTCCTTGCGGCGACCGGTTCGGGTGACCGCACGGTCACCCGGTCGTCCGGCCGCCGGGCGGGCGGGACGCGACCGGGCGCCGGGCGGGGGCCGGCGGCGGCTCCCACCCGGCACGTCCTCGCGGCCGGGGCGGCGGGGTGGTCAGCAGGTCGAGCGGGGTCGCTCGTCCTCGAAGCGGTCACCCAGCCAGGTGAACACCTTCGGGTAGCCGGCGATGGCTCCGCCGACGTGCGTCGGGCCGAGGTTCCAGGAGAACTCGACGGTCGCGCCCCCGGCGCACCAGTCGGCCGCCAGGTTCTTGCCGACCCGGTACGGGATGACGTCGTCGAGGAGGCTGTGCGTGACCAGCGTCGGCACGTCCGGGGTGCGCTCGCCGATCCGCTGCTCGTCGATGACGGCCTTCCACAGCGGTTCCTTCAGGTACTCCGAGAGGGGCTCACCGCTCTCGGTGAGGGTGGCGCTGCGGGTGAAGGCGTGCCGGGCGACGGCCTCGATCGTGCAGTACCGCCGCGACTCCTCCAGGAACGCCTCCCCCTTCTCGTTGAGGTAGGGCTCGGTGTCGATGTCGTGACCGGCGGCGAGGCCGGCCACCGAGTAGCCGAGGAACCCGGCGTACAGGGAGCCGTCGATGGTGTCCGCGACGGCGTTCAGGTCGGCCGGTACG contains the following coding sequences:
- a CDS encoding heat shock protein transcriptional repressor HspR, whose protein sequence is MDGRDARRNNAGSRFRGGGSPYELTDESPVYVISVAAQLSGLHPQTLRQYDRLGLVSPDRTAGRGRRYSARDIEQLREVQRLSQVEGINLAGIKRIIELENQVAALQSRVAELQQAVEGAAVAMRQREAQVHASYRRDLVRYEDVQQSSALVVWRPRRSD
- a CDS encoding SpoIIE family protein phosphatase, whose translation is MSAEGFVHAGSAGQVKRSRPQGRTPVTRSDSGGLLDVLGVAAIVIDVRGRIVFWSPQAEALLGYPAQEALGQYAARLLVPEEQFDFVLRLFADVMADEEGSWEGSFPVRHKDGELRLLEFRNMRLLDDLGDPYALVLATDRSILRRVERDLALSVRLVEQSPIGLAIMDTDLRYVTVNPALERINGLPADKHIGRRVRDTLPFLDAQTIEASMRHVLATGTPLLDQYTIGRTSEDPQHEHAWSVSFHRLEDATGHVLGLATSVVDVTDRHRAALEADRARHRLAVVADASIRIGTTLDLETTARELADVAVPELADIAAVDVLDSVLEGRRGTTDPRGPAVFRALAVNAGYPTEAIRAADPPGQLARYDADRLVTQCVRTGRPMLVAHVEEADLRGIARDPESAALLARAGVHSYLAVPLIARGEVLGALDLKRARNPLPFDQDDVALASELANRAAVCIDNARWYERQRNTALTLQRSLLPQHPPPLTGLDVASRYQPAGAASEVGGDWFDTLPLSGGKTALIVGDVMGSGINAATTMGRLRTATQTLAELDLDPAELLRHLDKITAGLDNYIATCAYVLYDPHRSELCIANAGHLPPVLVRRGQEPELLDVPTGTPLGVGGVGGVAFRSMSVPVGPGDQLVLYTDGLVERRDEDIDMGLGKLLGLLDGPERELEQTCDRLLRNLRGTGLHEDHDDAALLVARIRPPEPR